A stretch of the Capricornis sumatraensis isolate serow.1 chromosome 19, serow.2, whole genome shotgun sequence genome encodes the following:
- the KLC1 gene encoding kinesin light chain 1 isoform X4 encodes MYDNMSTMVYMKEDKLEKLTQDEIISKTKQVIQGLEALKNEHNSILQSLLETLKCLKKDDESNLVEEKSNMIRKSLEMLELGLSEAQVMMALSNHLNAVESEKQKLRAQVRRLCQENQWLRDELANTQQKLQKSEQSVAQLEEEKKHLEFMNQLKKYDDDISPSEDKDADSTKEPLDDLFPNDDDDPGQGIQQQHSSAAAAAQQGGYEIPARLRTLHNLVIQYASQGRYEVAVPLCKQALEDLEKTSGHDHPDVATMLNILALVYRDQNKYKDAASLLNDALAIREKTLGRDHPAVAATLNNLAVLYGKRGKYKEAEPLCKRALEIREKVLGKDHPDVAKQLNNLALLCQNQGKYEEVEYYYQRALEIYQTKLGPDDPNVAKTKNNLASCYLKQGKFKQAETLYKEILTRAHEREFGSVDDENKPIWMHAEEREECKGKQKDGTSFGEYGGWYKACKVDSPTVTTTLKNLGALYRRQGKFEAAETLEEAAMRSRKQGLDNVHKQRVAEVLNDPENTEKRRSRESLSADVVKYESGPDGGEEMRKMKLGLVK; translated from the exons ATGTATGACAACATGTCCACAATGGTGTACATGAAGGAAGACAAGTTGGAGAAGCTCACGCAGGATGAAATTATTTCCAAGACAAAGCAAGTAATCCAGGGGCTGGAAGCTCTGAAGAATGAGCATAATTCCATTTTGCAGAGTTTACTGGAGACACTAAAGTGTTTGAAGAAAGATGACGAAAGTAATCTGGTGGAGGAGAAATCAAACATGATCCGAAAGTCACTGGAGATGTTGGAGCTTGGCCTGAGTGAGGCCCAG GTCATGATGGCGCTGTCAAACCACCTGAATGCCGTGGAGTCGGAGAAGCAGAAGCTGCGTGCACAGGTGCGGCGTCTGTGCCAGGAGAACCAGTGGCTGCGGGATGAGCTGGCCAACACTCAGCAGAAGCTGCAGAAGAGCGAGCagtctgtggctcagctggaggaagagaagaagcaTCTGGAATTCATGAATCAGCTGAAAAAGTACGACGATGACATCTCTCCTTCG GAGGACAAAGACGCTGATTCCACCAAGGAACCTTTGGATGACCTCTTCCCAAATGATGACGACGACCCTGGTCAAGGAA ttcagcagcagcacagcagcgCAGCGGCGGCCGCGCAGCAGGGCGGCTACGAGATCCCCGCGCGGCTGCGCACCCTGCACAACCTGGTGATCCAGTACGCCTCGCAGGGGCGCTACGAGGTGGCTGTGCCCCTCTGCAAGCAGGCCCTGGAGGACCTGGAGAAGACCTCAGGCCACGACCACCCCGACGTGGCCACCATGCTCAACATCCTGGCCCTGGTGTACAG agaccaaaataaatataaagacgCAGCTAGCCTGCTGAACGACGCCCTGGCCATTCGCGAGAAGACCCTGGGCAGAGACCACCCTGCG GTGGCAGCAACTCTGAACAACCTCGCGGTGCTTTACGGCAAAAGAGGGAAGTACAAAGAAGCCGAGCCGCTGTGTAAGAGAGCTCTGGAGATCAGAGAGAAG gttttggGAAAAGATCACCCAGATGTTGCCAAGCAGTTAAATAACTTGGCCTTACTGTGCCAGAACCAGGGCAAGTACGAAGAAGTGGAATATTATTATCAGAGAGCCCTCGAGATCTACCAGACAAAACTGGGGCCTGATGACCCCaatgtggccaaaacaaaaaataacctg gcTTCCTGCTACCTGAAGCAAGGGAAATTCAAGCAAGCAGAGACCCTGTACAAAGAGATCCTTACTCGCGCACACGAAAGGGAGTTTGGTTCAGTGGACG ATGAAAATAAGCCCATTTGGATGCACGCTGAGGAGAGAGAAGAATGCAAA GGAAAGCAGAAGGATGGGACGTCTTTTGGAGAGTATGGTGGCTGGTACAAGGCCTGCAAAGTTGACAG tccaactgtcacaacTACTTTGAAAAACCTCGGGGCACTTTACAGACGTCAAGGCAAATTTGAAGCGGCAGAAACGCTGGAGGAAGCAGCCATGAGGTCGCGCAAACAG ggTCTTGACAATGTTCACAAACAGAGAGTGGCCGAAGTGCTGAACGACCCTGAGAACACGGAGAAGCGGCGGAGCCGGGAGAGCCTGAGCGCGGACGTGGTCAAGTACGAGAGCGGCCCTGACGGAGGGGAGGAA atgagaaagatgAAGCTCGGGCtggttaaatga
- the KLC1 gene encoding kinesin light chain 1 isoform X2, translating to MYDNMSTMVYMKEDKLEKLTQDEIISKTKQVIQGLEALKNEHNSILQSLLETLKCLKKDDESNLVEEKSNMIRKSLEMLELGLSEAQVMMALSNHLNAVESEKQKLRAQVRRLCQENQWLRDELANTQQKLQKSEQSVAQLEEEKKHLEFMNQLKKYDDDISPSEDKDADSTKEPLDDLFPNDDDDPGQGIQQQHSSAAAAAQQGGYEIPARLRTLHNLVIQYASQGRYEVAVPLCKQALEDLEKTSGHDHPDVATMLNILALVYRDQNKYKDAASLLNDALAIREKTLGRDHPAVAATLNNLAVLYGKRGKYKEAEPLCKRALEIREKVLGKDHPDVAKQLNNLALLCQNQGKYEEVEYYYQRALEIYQTKLGPDDPNVAKTKNNLASCYLKQGKFKQAETLYKEILTRAHEREFGSVDDENKPIWMHAEEREECKGKQKDGTSFGEYGGWYKACKVDSPTVTTTLKNLGALYRRQGKFEAAETLEEAAMRSRKQGLDNVHKQRVAEVLNDPENTEKRRSRESLSADVVKYESGPDGGEEGAASRAPLCGQRQQQQWPGRRQPELRRPWRSPA from the exons ATGTATGACAACATGTCCACAATGGTGTACATGAAGGAAGACAAGTTGGAGAAGCTCACGCAGGATGAAATTATTTCCAAGACAAAGCAAGTAATCCAGGGGCTGGAAGCTCTGAAGAATGAGCATAATTCCATTTTGCAGAGTTTACTGGAGACACTAAAGTGTTTGAAGAAAGATGACGAAAGTAATCTGGTGGAGGAGAAATCAAACATGATCCGAAAGTCACTGGAGATGTTGGAGCTTGGCCTGAGTGAGGCCCAG GTCATGATGGCGCTGTCAAACCACCTGAATGCCGTGGAGTCGGAGAAGCAGAAGCTGCGTGCACAGGTGCGGCGTCTGTGCCAGGAGAACCAGTGGCTGCGGGATGAGCTGGCCAACACTCAGCAGAAGCTGCAGAAGAGCGAGCagtctgtggctcagctggaggaagagaagaagcaTCTGGAATTCATGAATCAGCTGAAAAAGTACGACGATGACATCTCTCCTTCG GAGGACAAAGACGCTGATTCCACCAAGGAACCTTTGGATGACCTCTTCCCAAATGATGACGACGACCCTGGTCAAGGAA ttcagcagcagcacagcagcgCAGCGGCGGCCGCGCAGCAGGGCGGCTACGAGATCCCCGCGCGGCTGCGCACCCTGCACAACCTGGTGATCCAGTACGCCTCGCAGGGGCGCTACGAGGTGGCTGTGCCCCTCTGCAAGCAGGCCCTGGAGGACCTGGAGAAGACCTCAGGCCACGACCACCCCGACGTGGCCACCATGCTCAACATCCTGGCCCTGGTGTACAG agaccaaaataaatataaagacgCAGCTAGCCTGCTGAACGACGCCCTGGCCATTCGCGAGAAGACCCTGGGCAGAGACCACCCTGCG GTGGCAGCAACTCTGAACAACCTCGCGGTGCTTTACGGCAAAAGAGGGAAGTACAAAGAAGCCGAGCCGCTGTGTAAGAGAGCTCTGGAGATCAGAGAGAAG gttttggGAAAAGATCACCCAGATGTTGCCAAGCAGTTAAATAACTTGGCCTTACTGTGCCAGAACCAGGGCAAGTACGAAGAAGTGGAATATTATTATCAGAGAGCCCTCGAGATCTACCAGACAAAACTGGGGCCTGATGACCCCaatgtggccaaaacaaaaaataacctg gcTTCCTGCTACCTGAAGCAAGGGAAATTCAAGCAAGCAGAGACCCTGTACAAAGAGATCCTTACTCGCGCACACGAAAGGGAGTTTGGTTCAGTGGACG ATGAAAATAAGCCCATTTGGATGCACGCTGAGGAGAGAGAAGAATGCAAA GGAAAGCAGAAGGATGGGACGTCTTTTGGAGAGTATGGTGGCTGGTACAAGGCCTGCAAAGTTGACAG tccaactgtcacaacTACTTTGAAAAACCTCGGGGCACTTTACAGACGTCAAGGCAAATTTGAAGCGGCAGAAACGCTGGAGGAAGCAGCCATGAGGTCGCGCAAACAG ggTCTTGACAATGTTCACAAACAGAGAGTGGCCGAAGTGCTGAACGACCCTGAGAACACGGAGAAGCGGCGGAGCCGGGAGAGCCTGAGCGCGGACGTGGTCAAGTACGAGAGCGGCCCTGACGGAGGGGAGGAA
- the KLC1 gene encoding kinesin light chain 1 isoform X1, with product MYDNMSTMVYMKEDKLEKLTQDEIISKTKQVIQGLEALKNEHNSILQSLLETLKCLKKDDESNLVEEKSNMIRKSLEMLELGLSEAQVMMALSNHLNAVESEKQKLRAQVRRLCQENQWLRDELANTQQKLQKSEQSVAQLEEEKKHLEFMNQLKKYDDDISPSEDKDADSTKEPLDDLFPNDDDDPGQGIQQQHSSAAAAAQQGGYEIPARLRTLHNLVIQYASQGRYEVAVPLCKQALEDLEKTSGHDHPDVATMLNILALVYRDQNKYKDAASLLNDALAIREKTLGRDHPAVAATLNNLAVLYGKRGKYKEAEPLCKRALEIREKVLGKDHPDVAKQLNNLALLCQNQGKYEEVEYYYQRALEIYQTKLGPDDPNVAKTKNNLASCYLKQGKFKQAETLYKEILTRAHEREFGSVDDENKPIWMHAEEREECKGKQKDGTSFGEYGGWYKACKVDSPTVTTTLKNLGALYRRQGKFEAAETLEEAAMRSRKQGLDNVHKQRVAEVLNDPENTEKRRSRESLSADVVKYESGPDGGEEVSMSVEWNGDGAGSLKRSGSFSKLRASIRRSSEKLVRKLKGGSSRDSEPKNPGAPPAEPLSVDNDSSSSGLEDASLS from the exons ATGTATGACAACATGTCCACAATGGTGTACATGAAGGAAGACAAGTTGGAGAAGCTCACGCAGGATGAAATTATTTCCAAGACAAAGCAAGTAATCCAGGGGCTGGAAGCTCTGAAGAATGAGCATAATTCCATTTTGCAGAGTTTACTGGAGACACTAAAGTGTTTGAAGAAAGATGACGAAAGTAATCTGGTGGAGGAGAAATCAAACATGATCCGAAAGTCACTGGAGATGTTGGAGCTTGGCCTGAGTGAGGCCCAG GTCATGATGGCGCTGTCAAACCACCTGAATGCCGTGGAGTCGGAGAAGCAGAAGCTGCGTGCACAGGTGCGGCGTCTGTGCCAGGAGAACCAGTGGCTGCGGGATGAGCTGGCCAACACTCAGCAGAAGCTGCAGAAGAGCGAGCagtctgtggctcagctggaggaagagaagaagcaTCTGGAATTCATGAATCAGCTGAAAAAGTACGACGATGACATCTCTCCTTCG GAGGACAAAGACGCTGATTCCACCAAGGAACCTTTGGATGACCTCTTCCCAAATGATGACGACGACCCTGGTCAAGGAA ttcagcagcagcacagcagcgCAGCGGCGGCCGCGCAGCAGGGCGGCTACGAGATCCCCGCGCGGCTGCGCACCCTGCACAACCTGGTGATCCAGTACGCCTCGCAGGGGCGCTACGAGGTGGCTGTGCCCCTCTGCAAGCAGGCCCTGGAGGACCTGGAGAAGACCTCAGGCCACGACCACCCCGACGTGGCCACCATGCTCAACATCCTGGCCCTGGTGTACAG agaccaaaataaatataaagacgCAGCTAGCCTGCTGAACGACGCCCTGGCCATTCGCGAGAAGACCCTGGGCAGAGACCACCCTGCG GTGGCAGCAACTCTGAACAACCTCGCGGTGCTTTACGGCAAAAGAGGGAAGTACAAAGAAGCCGAGCCGCTGTGTAAGAGAGCTCTGGAGATCAGAGAGAAG gttttggGAAAAGATCACCCAGATGTTGCCAAGCAGTTAAATAACTTGGCCTTACTGTGCCAGAACCAGGGCAAGTACGAAGAAGTGGAATATTATTATCAGAGAGCCCTCGAGATCTACCAGACAAAACTGGGGCCTGATGACCCCaatgtggccaaaacaaaaaataacctg gcTTCCTGCTACCTGAAGCAAGGGAAATTCAAGCAAGCAGAGACCCTGTACAAAGAGATCCTTACTCGCGCACACGAAAGGGAGTTTGGTTCAGTGGACG ATGAAAATAAGCCCATTTGGATGCACGCTGAGGAGAGAGAAGAATGCAAA GGAAAGCAGAAGGATGGGACGTCTTTTGGAGAGTATGGTGGCTGGTACAAGGCCTGCAAAGTTGACAG tccaactgtcacaacTACTTTGAAAAACCTCGGGGCACTTTACAGACGTCAAGGCAAATTTGAAGCGGCAGAAACGCTGGAGGAAGCAGCCATGAGGTCGCGCAAACAG ggTCTTGACAATGTTCACAAACAGAGAGTGGCCGAAGTGCTGAACGACCCTGAGAACACGGAGAAGCGGCGGAGCCGGGAGAGCCTGAGCGCGGACGTGGTCAAGTACGAGAGCGGCCCTGACGGAGGGGAGGAAGTGAGTATGAGCGTAGAGTGGAACGGG GATGGCGCTGGGTCTTTAAAACGCAGTGGTTCCTTTAGCAAGCTCCGGGCTTCAATTAGACGCAGCAGTGAGAAGCTGGTTAGGAAGCTGAAGGGAGGAAGTTCACGAGACAGTGAACCGAAGAACCCTGG
- the KLC1 gene encoding kinesin light chain 1 isoform X3, with protein sequence MYDNMSTMVYMKEDKLEKLTQDEIISKTKQVIQGLEALKNEHNSILQSLLETLKCLKKDDESNLVEEKSNMIRKSLEMLELGLSEAQVMMALSNHLNAVESEKQKLRAQVRRLCQENQWLRDELANTQQKLQKSEQSVAQLEEEKKHLEFMNQLKKYDDDISPSEDKDADSTKEPLDDLFPNDDDDPGQGIQQQHSSAAAAAQQGGYEIPARLRTLHNLVIQYASQGRYEVAVPLCKQALEDLEKTSGHDHPDVATMLNILALVYRDQNKYKDAASLLNDALAIREKTLGRDHPAVAATLNNLAVLYGKRGKYKEAEPLCKRALEIREKVLGKDHPDVAKQLNNLALLCQNQGKYEEVEYYYQRALEIYQTKLGPDDPNVAKTKNNLASCYLKQGKFKQAETLYKEILTRAHEREFGSVDDENKPIWMHAEEREECKGKQKDGTSFGEYGGWYKACKVDSPTVTTTLKNLGALYRRQGKFEAAETLEEAAMRSRKQGLDNVHKQRVAEVLNDPENTEKRRSRESLSADVVKYESGPDGGEEVSMSVEWNGMRKMKLGLVK encoded by the exons ATGTATGACAACATGTCCACAATGGTGTACATGAAGGAAGACAAGTTGGAGAAGCTCACGCAGGATGAAATTATTTCCAAGACAAAGCAAGTAATCCAGGGGCTGGAAGCTCTGAAGAATGAGCATAATTCCATTTTGCAGAGTTTACTGGAGACACTAAAGTGTTTGAAGAAAGATGACGAAAGTAATCTGGTGGAGGAGAAATCAAACATGATCCGAAAGTCACTGGAGATGTTGGAGCTTGGCCTGAGTGAGGCCCAG GTCATGATGGCGCTGTCAAACCACCTGAATGCCGTGGAGTCGGAGAAGCAGAAGCTGCGTGCACAGGTGCGGCGTCTGTGCCAGGAGAACCAGTGGCTGCGGGATGAGCTGGCCAACACTCAGCAGAAGCTGCAGAAGAGCGAGCagtctgtggctcagctggaggaagagaagaagcaTCTGGAATTCATGAATCAGCTGAAAAAGTACGACGATGACATCTCTCCTTCG GAGGACAAAGACGCTGATTCCACCAAGGAACCTTTGGATGACCTCTTCCCAAATGATGACGACGACCCTGGTCAAGGAA ttcagcagcagcacagcagcgCAGCGGCGGCCGCGCAGCAGGGCGGCTACGAGATCCCCGCGCGGCTGCGCACCCTGCACAACCTGGTGATCCAGTACGCCTCGCAGGGGCGCTACGAGGTGGCTGTGCCCCTCTGCAAGCAGGCCCTGGAGGACCTGGAGAAGACCTCAGGCCACGACCACCCCGACGTGGCCACCATGCTCAACATCCTGGCCCTGGTGTACAG agaccaaaataaatataaagacgCAGCTAGCCTGCTGAACGACGCCCTGGCCATTCGCGAGAAGACCCTGGGCAGAGACCACCCTGCG GTGGCAGCAACTCTGAACAACCTCGCGGTGCTTTACGGCAAAAGAGGGAAGTACAAAGAAGCCGAGCCGCTGTGTAAGAGAGCTCTGGAGATCAGAGAGAAG gttttggGAAAAGATCACCCAGATGTTGCCAAGCAGTTAAATAACTTGGCCTTACTGTGCCAGAACCAGGGCAAGTACGAAGAAGTGGAATATTATTATCAGAGAGCCCTCGAGATCTACCAGACAAAACTGGGGCCTGATGACCCCaatgtggccaaaacaaaaaataacctg gcTTCCTGCTACCTGAAGCAAGGGAAATTCAAGCAAGCAGAGACCCTGTACAAAGAGATCCTTACTCGCGCACACGAAAGGGAGTTTGGTTCAGTGGACG ATGAAAATAAGCCCATTTGGATGCACGCTGAGGAGAGAGAAGAATGCAAA GGAAAGCAGAAGGATGGGACGTCTTTTGGAGAGTATGGTGGCTGGTACAAGGCCTGCAAAGTTGACAG tccaactgtcacaacTACTTTGAAAAACCTCGGGGCACTTTACAGACGTCAAGGCAAATTTGAAGCGGCAGAAACGCTGGAGGAAGCAGCCATGAGGTCGCGCAAACAG ggTCTTGACAATGTTCACAAACAGAGAGTGGCCGAAGTGCTGAACGACCCTGAGAACACGGAGAAGCGGCGGAGCCGGGAGAGCCTGAGCGCGGACGTGGTCAAGTACGAGAGCGGCCCTGACGGAGGGGAGGAAGTGAGTATGAGCGTAGAGTGGAACGGG atgagaaagatgAAGCTCGGGCtggttaaatga